The Flammeovirgaceae bacterium genome contains a region encoding:
- a CDS encoding DUF3857 domain-containing protein, with protein sequence MKYLLAVVLMLALFHNVFSQKSPIKFGEIPMEDMKMTIYNKDSSAVAVVLTDYGQAYVTVSSVSVILNFERHVRIKILKKEGLSWADAAIPLFHVGASEERVANLKASTYNLEGDKIVETKMNKDGTFKEKFNRNINLLKFTLPGVREGSVLEYSYTIQSGFITNFPNWQFQYKIPVRWSEYWAMIPEFFVMEKYMQGYVPVTAYQVKDLSRSNYSDKVFHWVMKDIPAFKPEPFMTTENDYMAKINFALAYVNFPGRPPEEIMGTWQRLNERLLESSYFGQAVTGSGFLKKKTEELVAGITDPTQKAEAIFKYVRDNFQWTGYHDFETDNLKDVIDKKQGSAGDLNLLLGSMLDKAGLMVDMVLISTRDHGFIRQQYPMSKQFNYVVCAARIDGKPLLLDATERYLPIGILPERCLNGQGLIISKNFHGWISLETKTKARTVINADLLLDNSGDLKGSISYTRDGYDAVPMRKNFFSKGEVEYVKNFTASRMNWHITKSNFENMDDISKPAKEHHELLINENVTLAGSQMYINPFVTDQLEKNPFTQSERTYPVDYGSLQEKMYISRITIPDNYVIDELPQSRMFAMPGGVAKYTYSASVVGNTITVVSNFQINRNIFGQEEYPMLREFYNQVVAKQAEQIVLKKKT encoded by the coding sequence ATGAAATACCTGTTGGCTGTGGTTCTCATGCTTGCTCTTTTCCATAACGTATTTTCGCAAAAATCCCCGATTAAGTTTGGTGAAATCCCAATGGAGGACATGAAAATGACAATTTACAATAAAGATTCATCAGCTGTTGCCGTTGTATTAACTGACTATGGCCAGGCCTATGTTACCGTATCCTCTGTAAGCGTCATACTCAATTTTGAACGACACGTGCGGATTAAGATCCTCAAAAAAGAGGGCTTAAGCTGGGCTGATGCTGCTATTCCGTTATTTCATGTTGGGGCTTCTGAAGAACGCGTTGCCAACCTGAAGGCCTCGACCTACAACCTGGAAGGTGACAAAATTGTTGAAACCAAAATGAACAAAGATGGAACGTTTAAAGAAAAGTTTAATCGCAATATTAACCTGTTAAAGTTCACACTGCCGGGTGTGCGGGAAGGTTCAGTGCTGGAGTATTCCTATACAATTCAATCCGGGTTTATCACCAATTTCCCCAACTGGCAATTTCAATATAAAATTCCGGTGCGCTGGTCTGAATACTGGGCCATGATACCCGAATTTTTTGTTATGGAGAAATACATGCAGGGGTATGTGCCGGTTACAGCCTATCAAGTAAAAGATTTATCACGGTCAAATTATTCCGATAAAGTATTTCACTGGGTCATGAAAGATATACCTGCTTTTAAACCAGAGCCCTTCATGACAACTGAAAACGACTATATGGCTAAAATAAACTTTGCGCTGGCCTATGTTAACTTTCCCGGCAGGCCCCCGGAAGAAATAATGGGTACATGGCAACGGTTAAATGAACGGTTATTAGAAAGTTCTTATTTTGGCCAGGCGGTTACAGGCTCCGGCTTTCTGAAGAAAAAAACAGAGGAACTTGTGGCAGGAATAACTGACCCCACTCAGAAAGCAGAAGCTATCTTTAAGTACGTGCGGGATAATTTTCAATGGACAGGGTACCACGATTTTGAAACGGATAATCTTAAGGATGTTATTGACAAAAAGCAGGGCTCTGCTGGCGATTTAAATCTTTTGCTGGGTTCAATGTTGGATAAAGCCGGACTTATGGTTGACATGGTCTTAATCAGCACGCGTGACCACGGCTTTATACGGCAGCAATACCCGATGTCAAAGCAGTTTAACTACGTGGTTTGTGCGGCTCGTATAGATGGGAAGCCTCTTCTATTGGATGCCACGGAGCGGTATTTACCTATAGGTATATTACCCGAACGCTGCTTAAATGGTCAGGGACTGATCATTTCAAAAAATTTTCACGGATGGATATCGCTGGAAACTAAAACTAAAGCCCGTACTGTGATTAATGCCGACCTGCTGCTGGATAATTCCGGTGATTTAAAGGGGAGCATCAGCTATACCCGAGACGGATATGATGCCGTTCCTATGCGAAAGAATTTCTTTTCCAAAGGAGAAGTCGAGTATGTTAAAAACTTTACAGCATCACGAATGAACTGGCACATCACGAAATCCAACTTTGAAAACATGGATGACATTTCCAAGCCAGCGAAGGAGCATCACGAATTACTTATCAATGAAAATGTAACCCTTGCGGGAAGCCAGATGTACATCAATCCCTTTGTTACCGACCAGCTTGAAAAAAATCCGTTCACCCAGTCCGAGCGAACCTATCCCGTAGATTACGGTAGTTTACAAGAAAAAATGTACATTAGTCGCATAACAATCCCGGATAACTATGTGATTGATGAATTACCCCAAAGCCGCATGTTTGCCATGCCGGGGGGAGTTGCTAAATACACCTACAGCGCCTCTGTTGTGGGGAACACCATTACTGTTGTCAGTAATTTTCAGATAAACCGCAACATATTCGGCCAGGAAGAGTATCCTATGTTACGTGAATTTTACAATCAGGTAGTAGCCAAGCAGGCCGAACAAATTGTTTTAAAGAAGAAAACATGA
- a CDS encoding 1-aminocyclopropane-1-carboxylate deaminase/D-cysteine desulfhydrase, producing MLRYTPTPIQEIHDTMFDKAGVRVLMKREDLNHPYVSGNKWWKLKYNLAEAQRLGKKTLLTFGGAYSNHIYATAAAAKELGHESIGIIRGEETLPLNPTLTFARLCGMRLHYVSREAYRHKHEPAFINELHDRFGDFYLIPEGGTNELAVKGVEEFAQTLGNDFDYLCCAVGTGGTLAGLVRGVGKEKCLLGVSVLKGGDFLVSDIKKYSSIEYGNWSVLTSYHHGGYAKVSGDLRTFIMKAERNWLVLLDKVYTAKLFWAVVEEIKSGAFTRGCTILILHSGGLRSRHKL from the coding sequence ATGTTGCGCTACACACCCACACCTATTCAGGAAATTCACGATACCATGTTCGACAAAGCAGGAGTGCGTGTTCTGATGAAGCGCGAGGATTTGAACCATCCTTATGTTTCGGGCAACAAATGGTGGAAACTGAAATACAACCTGGCCGAGGCACAGCGCCTGGGAAAGAAAACACTCCTCACTTTTGGGGGCGCTTATTCAAACCACATTTATGCAACGGCCGCTGCGGCAAAGGAGCTGGGGCATGAAAGCATCGGCATCATCCGCGGTGAAGAAACTTTGCCCTTAAACCCAACCTTAACGTTTGCCCGGCTGTGCGGCATGCGCCTGCACTATGTTTCGCGCGAAGCGTACAGGCACAAGCACGAACCTGCATTTATTAATGAACTTCATGACCGGTTTGGCGATTTTTACCTGATACCCGAAGGGGGCACCAACGAACTGGCCGTAAAAGGCGTGGAGGAGTTTGCCCAAACCCTGGGAAATGACTTCGATTACCTTTGCTGCGCGGTGGGCACGGGCGGCACGCTGGCGGGGTTGGTTAGGGGGGTGGGTAAAGAGAAGTGCCTGCTGGGTGTTTCAGTTTTAAAAGGTGGGGATTTTCTTGTTTCGGATATAAAAAAATACTCTTCGATTGAGTATGGAAACTGGAGCGTGTTGACTTCTTATCACCACGGAGGGTATGCTAAGGTCTCCGGGGATCTACGCACATTTATTATGAAAGCTGAAAGAAATTGGCTAGTACTCTTGGATAAGGTGTATACTGCCAAACTATTTTGGGCTGTTGTTGAAGAAATCAAGTCAGGCGCATTTACAAGAGGCTGCACAATTCTTATCTTACATAGTGGAGGACTGCGGTCGAGGCATAAATTATGA
- a CDS encoding carboxypeptidase-like regulatory domain-containing protein, with protein sequence MVLSQPKYKPGDTLRFKAFITTRRGRPVNKDFNVNLTNYRSYPTKRKTIGQIKPYRKGAYSFEAVLNDSLKLLLDHDYYVELDDNTDNNYPGDQFRFEQYELKQNVYTLKESPANVSTKPAVLLLKATDTNDMPLFDIRCEVVVTTKTVQQYFKKLIFIPDTLWKYTFKLEPVGDTKIILPDSIYPEASISYLVTATFTNAENEWQSKQLELIYDGDSSLDVKLSDEKLIVNGPADSLQMLIIGQNENILRKKSIKLPHEERVEPYGELYYFEKGGKILKIFNLAAQNDLLQVVGNRTADSLSIAVLNPRKLQFRYQLFKNNTITFQGNDTTLDIRLRTDKDQRYYLSIQYIWAGKPQQQNYDLLFHQKSLAVSITKPATVFPGQSIDLSVSVKDALNNPVPDADLTVYAITKKFGEKNHSAVPSFEKFKPRKYFNEFYTGSAKTPVLRQKLLYHFWRERLRLDSITYYQFIYPRNGGFIVYSSTDENTTEIAPFVVRNGEVQPVYYIYFDKVLKYFHRVETLQPYSFRVDDYPNQIAIRLLDQLIILNKPPIMNGKKLIMSVDLDRLPAYATVIKMPLKLSSDEYEGITQHLIWVNRPAGLKHAYLQQGSNFNLFEPGLSYYSSKYLAGPLFPGWVTFKSDFELTFPFKAMSEYSFRSGVVDRTPSPKKIPRYLGFHQLSYSFKDLAFTENRIQAYWRSLEPKLTLQRKYPDTNPVGKRVGRLSVQQNHNTLKIKKLATYVLNLDNPDEYYIFPPTHRDLGPLIPGLYQVVIIFDDHRYLKPKPVFVKPYGTTYYNLGDELFFEADKFSEGIISIVDQWIKQSNYLEPDRKREAQSIRELYYRETTEGQTFSGGRWVTGLVISGEDGSPLPGVNVLVKGTTIGTVTDLDGNYRLYVPFNATLIFSFIGLQTQEINTSDRATIDAQLFSDVTQLSEVVVTAAGLNRAGKSMGYAVSSVNQLQGFVKGVPGSADSLTVRIRGLSSLSANNALIIVDGIITPLMSIDPSQITAIEILKGDEAVFRYGHQATNGVVLISTKPGITKDQLLQMKIIKQESLLVADAGSPGNSIRKNFRDYAFWQPRLRTDKSGQARFTTIFPDDITGWNVQALAMASKRRTGSATAQIQSFKPLIAQLSIPHFLIAGDTAWAIGKVTNYSYDSLNLAKRIQINGKTYLTEHRYIKNSMLDSIMLYGTDDSLRISYEITHNKYVDGELRKLHVLPVGTSESRGIFTALPYDTTFRLTFDHPVKSLIIRAHADVLDVLIDEIEALKTYPYECNEQLASKLIALLAEKTIRNYRKQKFEHAQSVEKVIKKLVSKQNKDGGWSWWSGGKSSLWITLHVAEALLWAERLAINVPYDKRALYKYLTEENFLDNNLSLNRWIYLLKAGEKVFINPLTDTLGRGKNYKMHYRLLTMQLNQLTGKEPDWSWITSQRKETLKGNYYWGEEKKSLWDNDIDNTLIVYQMLEKKNPDDHSLVKIRNYFLEKRNRTWRNTYESARIIEVLLPALQRAQNHSKPELVISGDYSVSITRFPFEKELDNIQLIDVKKTGEEPVYFTAYETIWNTNPKPVKNDLIIITKWKNKEKKLKTGKPVTLQINVDVKKDAEYVMIHVPIPAGCSYQSKSQSRKNGEVYREYDWHETRIYCENLHAGPYTFEIDLIPRFKGNYTLNPAKIEWMYFPVLYGRDEVRKIAIE encoded by the coding sequence ATGGTATTAAGCCAGCCGAAGTACAAGCCTGGTGACACCTTGCGGTTTAAAGCTTTCATTACTACAAGAAGGGGGAGGCCTGTCAACAAAGATTTTAATGTAAACCTAACGAATTACAGATCGTACCCTACCAAGCGGAAAACTATCGGACAAATTAAACCTTATCGGAAAGGCGCCTATTCATTTGAAGCAGTTCTTAATGACAGCCTGAAATTGTTGCTTGATCATGACTATTATGTAGAGCTTGACGACAATACCGATAACAATTATCCCGGGGATCAGTTCAGGTTTGAACAATACGAATTAAAGCAAAACGTATATACACTTAAAGAATCACCAGCCAATGTATCAACAAAACCGGCCGTGCTGTTGCTTAAGGCTACGGATACCAATGATATGCCCTTATTCGATATACGTTGTGAGGTAGTTGTAACAACAAAAACGGTTCAGCAATATTTTAAAAAATTAATTTTCATACCAGACACATTATGGAAATATACATTCAAACTCGAACCCGTGGGCGACACAAAAATCATTTTGCCTGATTCTATTTACCCAGAAGCATCAATAAGCTACCTGGTGACGGCCACTTTCACAAACGCAGAAAATGAATGGCAATCAAAACAGCTTGAACTGATTTATGATGGTGACAGCAGTTTGGATGTAAAACTATCGGATGAAAAGCTAATCGTTAACGGACCTGCTGATAGCTTACAAATGCTGATCATAGGTCAAAATGAAAATATCCTTCGTAAGAAGTCAATTAAACTGCCCCATGAAGAAAGGGTGGAGCCATACGGTGAACTATATTATTTTGAAAAGGGGGGTAAAATTCTAAAGATTTTCAATTTAGCCGCTCAAAATGATTTACTGCAGGTAGTGGGAAACCGCACAGCAGACAGCCTTTCAATAGCTGTTTTGAATCCCCGAAAACTTCAGTTTCGTTACCAGCTTTTCAAAAACAATACAATCACTTTTCAAGGCAATGACACAACCCTTGATATACGGTTGAGAACAGACAAAGACCAACGCTATTATTTGTCAATTCAATACATTTGGGCCGGAAAACCCCAGCAACAAAATTATGATTTGCTCTTTCATCAAAAATCCCTTGCTGTTAGCATTACAAAACCCGCTACTGTTTTTCCAGGGCAATCGATTGACTTATCAGTAAGTGTAAAAGATGCACTTAATAATCCGGTGCCTGATGCCGACCTTACTGTTTATGCCATCACCAAAAAGTTCGGTGAGAAGAATCATTCAGCAGTGCCCAGCTTTGAAAAGTTTAAACCCAGAAAATACTTTAATGAATTTTATACCGGCAGTGCTAAAACGCCAGTACTACGTCAGAAACTGCTTTACCATTTCTGGCGAGAACGATTGAGGCTTGATAGCATTACTTATTATCAATTCATTTATCCCAGGAATGGTGGATTTATCGTGTATTCTTCAACAGACGAAAATACGACAGAGATTGCACCATTTGTAGTACGAAATGGAGAAGTGCAGCCTGTCTATTACATATATTTCGATAAAGTTCTCAAATACTTTCATCGGGTTGAAACACTACAGCCCTATTCATTCAGGGTTGATGACTACCCCAATCAGATAGCCATCCGGTTGCTGGATCAACTTATTATTTTAAACAAACCACCAATCATGAATGGTAAGAAACTTATCATGAGTGTGGACCTGGATCGGCTGCCAGCATACGCCACCGTTATCAAAATGCCTCTAAAATTATCTTCCGATGAGTATGAAGGAATTACTCAACATCTAATCTGGGTTAACCGCCCGGCTGGCTTAAAACATGCCTACCTTCAGCAAGGATCTAATTTTAATCTTTTCGAACCGGGCCTTTCATACTATTCTTCAAAATACCTGGCCGGGCCGCTATTTCCTGGGTGGGTTACATTTAAATCTGATTTTGAACTGACGTTTCCCTTCAAGGCCATGTCTGAATATAGTTTCAGATCGGGCGTAGTTGATCGTACGCCTTCCCCAAAAAAAATACCCCGATACCTCGGCTTTCACCAGTTGAGTTATTCGTTTAAAGACCTGGCTTTCACAGAAAATCGCATCCAGGCCTACTGGAGAAGCCTGGAGCCAAAGCTAACCCTGCAAAGAAAGTATCCGGATACAAATCCTGTGGGCAAACGGGTTGGACGACTTTCTGTTCAGCAAAATCACAATACGTTAAAAATTAAGAAACTTGCCACTTATGTTCTTAATTTGGATAACCCGGATGAGTACTACATTTTTCCGCCAACCCATCGTGACCTTGGTCCCCTTATACCCGGATTATACCAGGTTGTGATAATTTTTGATGACCACCGGTACTTAAAACCAAAACCTGTTTTTGTAAAACCTTATGGCACCACCTATTACAACCTGGGTGATGAGCTATTTTTTGAGGCTGATAAGTTCAGCGAGGGTATTATATCAATAGTTGATCAGTGGATTAAGCAAAGTAATTACCTGGAGCCCGACCGTAAAAGGGAAGCGCAAAGCATCCGCGAATTATACTATCGGGAAACAACCGAAGGGCAAACTTTTTCAGGCGGCAGGTGGGTAACCGGCCTGGTAATTTCCGGGGAGGATGGCAGTCCATTGCCCGGTGTAAACGTACTTGTTAAAGGAACAACAATTGGAACCGTTACGGATTTAGACGGAAATTACAGGCTATATGTACCCTTCAATGCAACATTAATCTTCTCATTTATTGGGTTGCAAACTCAGGAAATCAACACTAGCGATCGGGCAACAATTGATGCTCAGTTATTTTCTGATGTTACACAGTTAAGTGAAGTAGTCGTAACAGCAGCAGGGCTTAACCGGGCTGGCAAGTCGATGGGATACGCAGTTTCATCTGTCAATCAATTACAGGGTTTTGTAAAGGGTGTGCCTGGTTCAGCCGATTCACTTACTGTCCGTATAAGAGGGCTTTCATCATTATCAGCGAATAACGCACTGATCATTGTTGATGGCATCATTACCCCACTGATGAGCATTGACCCGTCTCAAATAACGGCTATCGAGATACTGAAAGGAGATGAAGCTGTTTTCAGGTACGGTCATCAGGCAACTAATGGTGTGGTGTTAATTTCAACCAAACCTGGTATAACAAAAGATCAATTGCTTCAAATGAAGATAATCAAGCAGGAGTCTTTACTTGTCGCAGACGCAGGTTCTCCCGGGAACTCCATTCGAAAAAACTTCAGGGACTACGCATTCTGGCAGCCACGTCTTCGGACGGACAAATCGGGCCAGGCAAGATTTACAACAATTTTCCCGGATGACATAACCGGCTGGAATGTTCAGGCACTGGCAATGGCATCAAAAAGAAGAACCGGATCAGCCACAGCACAGATTCAATCCTTTAAGCCACTCATTGCTCAGTTGAGCATTCCGCATTTTTTAATTGCTGGAGATACAGCATGGGCTATTGGCAAAGTAACCAATTACTCATATGACTCTTTAAATCTTGCAAAGCGCATTCAGATTAATGGTAAGACCTACTTAACGGAACACAGGTATATCAAAAACTCTATGCTCGACTCAATCATGCTTTACGGGACTGATGATAGTCTGCGCATTTCGTATGAAATAACTCACAACAAGTATGTTGATGGAGAACTCAGAAAGTTACACGTGTTACCAGTGGGTACCAGCGAATCGCGGGGCATTTTTACCGCGTTGCCTTATGATACCACTTTCAGGTTAACTTTTGATCACCCTGTTAAATCATTGATTATACGTGCTCATGCTGATGTGCTTGATGTGTTGATTGATGAAATTGAAGCCCTGAAAACATACCCTTATGAATGTAACGAGCAATTAGCCTCAAAATTAATAGCACTGCTTGCTGAAAAAACAATCCGTAATTACCGTAAACAAAAATTCGAACATGCCCAGTCGGTTGAAAAAGTGATAAAAAAATTGGTCTCTAAACAGAATAAAGACGGGGGTTGGAGTTGGTGGTCAGGTGGTAAAAGTTCATTATGGATCACGCTTCATGTTGCCGAAGCCTTGTTATGGGCAGAACGACTCGCCATTAATGTTCCCTATGATAAAAGAGCGCTGTATAAATACTTAACCGAAGAAAACTTTTTGGACAACAACCTCTCACTCAATCGATGGATTTATTTGCTTAAAGCAGGCGAAAAGGTATTTATAAATCCGCTCACTGATACGTTGGGAAGAGGTAAAAATTACAAAATGCATTACCGGCTTCTTACTATGCAACTAAATCAATTAACCGGTAAAGAACCCGACTGGAGTTGGATTACCAGTCAGCGAAAAGAAACGCTGAAGGGAAATTACTATTGGGGTGAAGAAAAGAAATCGCTGTGGGATAATGACATCGATAACACCCTGATAGTTTATCAGATGCTGGAAAAGAAAAATCCCGATGACCACAGCCTGGTTAAAATCAGAAACTACTTTTTGGAGAAACGTAACCGAACTTGGCGCAACACCTATGAGTCGGCCCGAATAATTGAAGTTTTGTTACCCGCTCTGCAACGAGCACAAAATCATTCCAAGCCTGAATTAGTTATTTCGGGCGATTATTCTGTTTCAATTACACGATTTCCTTTTGAAAAAGAATTGGACAACATACAACTTATCGATGTCAAAAAAACAGGAGAGGAGCCGGTTTACTTCACAGCTTACGAAACAATCTGGAACACAAATCCAAAACCTGTAAAAAATGATTTGATCATAATTACAAAATGGAAAAATAAAGAAAAGAAATTAAAAACCGGAAAACCTGTCACACTTCAAATAAATGTAGACGTAAAAAAAGACGCTGAGTACGTAATGATTCATGTTCCGATCCCGGCAGGATGTTCTTATCAATCAAAATCACAAAGCCGGAAAAACGGTGAAGTTTATCGTGAATATGATTGGCACGAAACACGAATTTATTGCGAAAACCTCCATGCGGGGCCTTATACATTTGAGATAGACCTTATTCCGCGTTTTAAGGGGAACTATACGTTAAACCCGGCAAAAATCGAATGGATGTATTTCCCTGTTCTGTACGGCAGGGATGAGGTCAGGAAGATTGCCATTGAGTAA
- a CDS encoding T9SS type A sorting domain-containing protein produces the protein MLVASVLHYVQITLTDDPFTGTISDKANLDENNRVYVPASESKVVKVIFETEGDPAAIALNVYSDLIDHPNNVLSFTTYDSLGGSIKVGLLTLTHHPAIERDLPYVISVRGSCTNSGLYGYDINYLFYTRDLYPPEIITGTDETENDLADIEVYPNPVTDFLRLDGRTQSPTRILITDVTGKTLINNRILHLPGILDVRPLPPGVYLAIIQTSHSRKVWRFVKN, from the coding sequence GTGCTGGTTGCGTCCGTTCTGCACTATGTGCAGATAACGCTTACCGATGACCCCTTTACCGGAACCATCTCCGACAAAGCCAATCTTGACGAAAACAATCGTGTTTATGTGCCCGCGTCTGAAAGCAAAGTGGTGAAAGTAATTTTTGAAACAGAGGGCGATCCAGCAGCTATCGCCCTGAATGTTTACTCCGATCTAATTGATCACCCTAACAACGTGTTGTCGTTTACTACCTACGATTCGCTGGGCGGCTCCATAAAAGTCGGGCTACTAACCCTTACGCATCATCCGGCCATTGAACGCGACTTGCCGTATGTGATCAGTGTAAGAGGATCGTGCACCAACTCCGGACTTTACGGGTACGACATCAATTACCTGTTCTATACCCGCGACCTGTACCCGCCTGAAATCATAACCGGAACAGATGAAACAGAAAACGATTTGGCAGATATTGAAGTCTATCCCAACCCGGTAACCGATTTTCTCAGGCTTGACGGAAGAACTCAATCACCCACGCGCATACTGATTACTGATGTTACTGGCAAGACTCTGATTAATAACAGAATTCTTCACCTGCCGGGTATACTGGACGTGCGCCCGTTGCCTCCTGGTGTTTACCTGGCCATCATACAAACCTCACACAGCCGGAAAGTCTGGAGGTTCGTAAAAAACTAG
- the radA gene encoding DNA repair protein RadA: protein MAKTKTLFFCQNCGHESAKWMGKCPSCSQWNTFVEEVVKKEPAGKVDWKTTEGSKRQSKPTPLQEVKTGTEIRLITPDAELNRVLGGGIVPGSLILIGGEPGIGKSTLMLQLALQLYQLNVLYVSGEESEQQIKMRADRLTPLNPPLRGDKGGVNLFTETNTQNIFLAIRELKPDVLIIDSIQTLYSDLLDSTAGSIGQVRQCAGELMKFAKETNTPVFLVGHITKDGMLAGPKVLEHMVDTVLQFEGDQHLAYRILRTTKNRFGSTSEIGIYEMQGSGLREVSNPSEILISQKDAPLSGATIGTTIEGNRPLLIEIQSLVSPASYGTPQRTPTGFDHKRLNMLLAVLEKRCGFRMGTQDVFVNMAGGIKVEDPAIDLAVCVSIVSSFEELPVPEKTCFAAEVGLGGELRAVNRIEQRIAEAEKLGFTKIYISKYNQKTFDNKSIKIDIRSFGKLTEVFQDLFG, encoded by the coding sequence GTGGCAAAAACCAAAACCCTTTTCTTCTGCCAAAACTGCGGGCACGAGTCGGCCAAGTGGATGGGCAAGTGCCCCTCGTGCAGCCAATGGAATACGTTTGTTGAAGAAGTAGTAAAAAAAGAACCGGCCGGAAAGGTTGATTGGAAAACCACGGAAGGTTCAAAGCGACAATCAAAGCCAACTCCGTTACAGGAAGTTAAAACAGGCACCGAGATTCGGCTGATAACACCCGATGCCGAACTGAACCGTGTACTTGGAGGAGGGATTGTTCCGGGCTCATTAATTCTTATTGGCGGTGAACCCGGTATCGGCAAATCAACATTGATGCTTCAACTCGCCCTGCAACTTTACCAGCTTAACGTGCTGTATGTTTCAGGCGAAGAAAGCGAGCAACAGATTAAAATGCGTGCCGACAGACTCACCCCCCTTAATCCCCCCTTGAGGGGGGACAAGGGGGGTGTTAACCTCTTTACCGAAACAAACACCCAAAATATTTTCCTGGCCATCCGGGAATTGAAGCCGGATGTACTGATCATTGATTCCATCCAAACACTCTACTCGGATTTATTAGACTCAACAGCCGGCAGCATCGGGCAGGTAAGGCAATGTGCCGGTGAGTTGATGAAGTTTGCCAAAGAAACCAATACACCGGTATTTCTGGTAGGCCACATCACCAAAGACGGCATGCTGGCCGGACCAAAAGTACTGGAGCACATGGTGGATACCGTGCTGCAGTTTGAAGGCGACCAGCACCTTGCATATCGGATTCTGCGCACAACAAAAAACAGGTTTGGCTCCACTTCCGAAATTGGTATTTATGAAATGCAGGGCAGCGGCCTGCGCGAAGTGTCCAACCCGTCTGAAATACTTATCTCACAAAAGGATGCTCCGTTAAGCGGAGCCACCATAGGCACAACTATTGAAGGCAACCGGCCGCTGCTCATTGAAATACAGTCACTCGTAAGCCCGGCTTCATACGGCACGCCCCAGCGTACACCCACCGGTTTTGACCATAAGCGACTGAACATGTTACTGGCTGTGCTGGAAAAGCGCTGCGGCTTCCGCATGGGTACGCAGGATGTTTTTGTGAACATGGCCGGTGGAATTAAAGTAGAAGATCCGGCTATTGACCTGGCCGTGTGCGTTTCCATTGTTTCATCGTTTGAAGAGTTGCCGGTGCCGGAAAAAACCTGCTTTGCTGCCGAGGTGGGCCTGGGCGGTGAACTGCGGGCCGTGAACCGCATCGAGCAACGCATTGCCGAAGCAGAGAAACTTGGTTTTACTAAAATTTATATTTCGAAATACAACCAGAAAACGTTTGATAACAAATCGATAAAAATTGACATACGATCGTTCGGAAAATTAACCGAGGTTTTTCAGGATTTGTTTGGCTGA